CCGAAAAGCAATGGGGAAGGAAATGTGAGGACCTGCCGGCCTTCATCATCAAAAGACTTCCTGTAAGGTACACATTCGACAACAACTACTTCAACGACCTCTATCAGGGAATACCTATCGGAGGATACACCAAAATAATCGAGAAGATGCTTGACGGCGTTGAAGTCAAGCTGAACACAGACTTTTTCGACGATAAGGAAAAATGGCTGGACATAGCCGACAAGATCATATTCACAGGAATGATTGACCAGTACTTCGACTACTGCTACGGCGAGCTCGAATACAGGGGACTTGACTTTGAGTTTGAAACTCTTGACATGGAAAACTATCAGGGAAATGCGGTCATAAATTATACCGATGCAGAAACACCATTCACAAGGATTATCGAGCACAAGCACTTCGAGGGCTCCGAATCCGAAAAGACAATAATCACAAGGGAGTATCCGAAAACCTGGAAGAAAGGCGAAGAGGCATACTATCCAATGAACGACGATAAGAACTCCGAGCTTTTCGAAAGATATGAGAAACTTGCCGAAAAAGAGGGCAATGTAGTCTTCGGAGGAAGGCTTGGAATGTATCAGTACTATGACATGTGGCAGGTAATCGACGAGGCATTGAAACTTGTCAAAAAACTAGAATAGCCACTAAAAGGCTGTCACCATTTAAAAACGCCACAGATTAAATGATTTTAAAAAAAATTAAAATTGGACCACTAAACTGATATTTCTATAATTTTAAATTATATGGTTTCTTAACAAAAACTAGAGAAGAATTAACTTAATCAATTTTTAAAAATAAGATAATGTCCTATTGCAGAGAAAAATCCCTGCAATATCCCGTATTAGACATTAATATTGAACTACCTCGATTTTGTAGAAGTCGAGGATTCCTAGATTTGTTTTTTTGTGCCACTTGTTTATTTGGCGTTTTCTAGGCTATTCCCGTAGTCCCACCGGTTCAAAATATTA
This region of uncultured Methanobrevibacter sp. genomic DNA includes:
- the glf gene encoding UDP-galactopyranose mutase; the encoded protein is MKYDYLIVGSGLFGSIIAYEMTKIGKKCLVIEKRDHIGGNVYTENTENINVHKYGAHIFHTNNREVWEYINQFADFNRYTNSPVANYKGELYNLPFNMNTFYQMWGVKTPEEAKAKIDQQKAEYHIENPQNLEEQAISLIGKDIYEKLVKGYTEKQWGRKCEDLPAFIIKRLPVRYTFDNNYFNDLYQGIPIGGYTKIIEKMLDGVEVKLNTDFFDDKEKWLDIADKIIFTGMIDQYFDYCYGELEYRGLDFEFETLDMENYQGNAVINYTDAETPFTRIIEHKHFEGSESEKTIITREYPKTWKKGEEAYYPMNDDKNSELFERYEKLAEKEGNVVFGGRLGMYQYYDMWQVIDEALKLVKKLE